From a single Nocardioides panacis genomic region:
- the glgX gene encoding glycogen debranching protein GlgX produces MTKSAWPGSHQPLGATWDEESTNFAVFAPEATSVELCLFDEVDGADVETRWRLTEKTLGIWHGALPGLAPGQRYGFRADGPWEPTRGRMFNPAKLLLDPYARAVSGTVVPDGPIYGYPRPASRDLDDVRAAQRGPRSDVDSAPYVPRSVVVHDDFDWGDDEQVRPRHRWTDTIVYEMHVKGFTALHEEVPEAIRGTYAGLTTNAAVHYLKDLGVTTVELLPVHQFVSEPDLAESGLTNYWGYNSIGYFAPHNGYSSAGDRGEQVREFKAMVKALHQAGLEVILDVVYNHTAEGSPLGPVLSFRGLDDIGYYKHVDWVNDGGTYFDVTGCGNTVDAAYPPALRLILDSLRYWVTEMHVDGFRFDLTPALTRTGHRVDLSGHFITTIGQDPVLRHVKLIAEPWDASMDGYQVGRFPPPWCEWNDKYRDTLRDFWRLRSGGIRDVASRLSGSSDLYADDGRSPYASVNFVTAHDGFTLRDLVSYDHKHNEANGEHNRDGTDNNRSWNCGVEGDTDDPVVTALRHKQAANLLATLLLSAGVPMITAGDERGRTQRGNNNAYGQDNETSWLDWRPDDAWLDLYDVAKTALRLRREHPALRQRHFLEGRPTRRGGPKDLAWVHPEGREMTEADWYDERLHTLGMFVSGQPLRAPGPHGEEQHDSSFLMWFHAHSEPGKAKLPANQWVVAGEVVLSTDSGHPLGEVLSAGEVIDIEPRSLIVLRQV; encoded by the coding sequence GTGACGAAGTCCGCGTGGCCCGGAAGCCATCAGCCCCTGGGCGCGACGTGGGACGAGGAGAGCACCAACTTCGCGGTGTTCGCCCCAGAGGCCACCTCCGTCGAGCTCTGCCTGTTCGACGAGGTCGACGGCGCCGACGTGGAGACCCGCTGGCGGCTGACCGAGAAGACGCTGGGCATCTGGCACGGGGCACTGCCCGGCCTCGCGCCCGGTCAGCGCTACGGCTTCCGCGCGGACGGTCCGTGGGAGCCGACCCGCGGCCGGATGTTCAACCCGGCCAAGCTGCTGCTGGACCCCTACGCCCGGGCGGTCAGCGGCACCGTGGTGCCGGACGGCCCGATCTACGGCTACCCCCGGCCGGCGTCCCGCGACCTCGACGACGTGCGAGCCGCGCAGCGCGGGCCCCGCAGCGACGTCGACTCCGCGCCGTACGTCCCTCGCTCGGTCGTCGTGCACGACGACTTCGACTGGGGCGACGACGAGCAGGTCCGGCCCCGGCACCGGTGGACCGACACGATCGTCTACGAGATGCACGTGAAGGGGTTCACCGCGCTGCACGAGGAGGTGCCCGAGGCGATCCGCGGCACCTACGCCGGGCTGACCACGAACGCCGCCGTGCACTACCTCAAGGACCTCGGGGTCACCACCGTCGAGCTGCTGCCGGTGCACCAGTTCGTCTCCGAGCCGGACCTCGCCGAGTCGGGGCTGACCAACTACTGGGGCTACAACTCGATCGGCTACTTCGCGCCGCACAACGGGTACAGCTCGGCCGGCGACCGCGGCGAGCAGGTCCGCGAGTTCAAGGCGATGGTCAAGGCGCTGCACCAGGCCGGGCTCGAGGTGATCCTCGACGTCGTCTACAACCACACCGCCGAGGGCAGCCCGCTCGGGCCGGTGCTCAGCTTCCGGGGCCTCGACGACATCGGCTACTACAAGCACGTCGACTGGGTGAACGACGGCGGCACCTACTTCGACGTCACCGGCTGCGGCAACACGGTCGACGCGGCGTACCCGCCGGCGCTGCGGCTGATCCTGGACTCGCTGCGCTACTGGGTCACCGAGATGCACGTGGACGGGTTCCGGTTCGACCTGACGCCGGCGCTGACCCGCACCGGGCACCGGGTCGACCTCAGCGGGCACTTCATCACCACGATCGGGCAGGACCCGGTGCTGCGGCACGTGAAGCTGATCGCCGAGCCGTGGGACGCGAGCATGGACGGCTACCAGGTGGGCCGGTTCCCGCCGCCGTGGTGCGAGTGGAACGACAAGTACCGCGACACCCTGCGGGACTTCTGGCGGCTGCGCTCCGGCGGCATCCGCGACGTGGCCTCCCGGCTGTCCGGCTCCTCCGACCTGTACGCCGACGACGGCCGCTCGCCGTACGCCTCGGTCAACTTCGTCACCGCGCACGACGGCTTCACGCTGCGCGACCTGGTCTCCTACGACCACAAGCACAACGAGGCCAACGGCGAGCACAACCGCGACGGCACCGACAACAACCGGTCCTGGAACTGCGGGGTCGAGGGTGACACCGACGACCCGGTCGTCACCGCGCTGCGGCACAAGCAGGCCGCGAACCTGCTGGCCACCCTGCTGCTGTCGGCCGGCGTCCCGATGATCACCGCCGGTGACGAGCGGGGCCGCACCCAGCGCGGCAACAACAACGCCTACGGCCAGGACAACGAGACGTCCTGGCTGGACTGGCGGCCCGACGACGCCTGGCTGGACCTGTACGACGTGGCGAAGACCGCGCTCCGGCTCCGGCGCGAGCACCCGGCGCTGCGGCAGCGGCACTTCCTGGAGGGCCGGCCGACCCGGCGCGGCGGCCCGAAGGACCTCGCCTGGGTGCACCCCGAGGGCCGGGAGATGACCGAGGCGGACTGGTACGACGAGCGGCTGCACACCCTCGGGATGTTCGTCTCCGGCCAGCCGCTGCGGGCACCGGGGCCCCACGGCGAGGAGCAGCACGACTCGTCGTTCCTGATGTGGTTCCACGCGCACTCCGAGCCGGGCAAGGCCAAGCTGCCGGCCAACCAGTGGGTGGTCGCCGGCGAGGTGGTGCTGAGCACCGACTCCGGCCACCCCCTCGGCGAGGTGCTGTCGGCCGGCGAGGTCATCGACATCGAGCCCCGCTCGCTGATCGTGCTGCGCCAGGTGTGA
- a CDS encoding enoyl-CoA hydratase/isomerase family protein — protein sequence MGEFVRLEVEDGVGTIRIDRPKMNALNVQVQEEIRACAAEAAERNDVRAVIVYGGERVFAAGADVKEMAEMSYTDMVARSGGLQSAFTAVAKIPKPVVAAVTGYALGGGCELAMCADVRIAGEGATLGQPEILLGVIPGAGGTQRLARLVGPAKAKDIIFTGRFVKADEALRIGLVDQVVADDQVYAAARTWARQFSAAASFALRAAKESVDRGLETDLETGLEIERVQFAALFATEDRTTGMRSFVDNGPGKAEFQGR from the coding sequence ATGGGCGAGTTCGTACGGCTCGAGGTCGAGGACGGCGTGGGCACGATCCGGATCGACCGACCGAAGATGAACGCGCTCAACGTCCAGGTGCAGGAGGAGATCCGCGCGTGTGCCGCCGAGGCGGCCGAGCGGAACGACGTACGCGCCGTGATCGTGTACGGCGGCGAGCGGGTGTTCGCGGCCGGGGCCGACGTCAAGGAGATGGCGGAGATGTCCTACACCGACATGGTCGCCCGCTCGGGAGGTCTGCAGTCGGCGTTCACGGCGGTCGCGAAGATCCCCAAGCCCGTCGTCGCCGCGGTGACCGGCTACGCGCTGGGCGGCGGCTGCGAGCTCGCGATGTGCGCCGACGTGCGCATCGCGGGGGAGGGCGCCACGCTCGGCCAGCCGGAGATCCTGCTCGGCGTCATCCCCGGCGCCGGCGGCACCCAGCGGCTCGCCCGGCTGGTCGGCCCGGCCAAGGCCAAGGACATCATCTTCACCGGCCGGTTCGTGAAGGCCGACGAGGCGTTGCGGATCGGCCTGGTCGACCAGGTCGTGGCCGACGACCAGGTCTACGCCGCCGCCCGGACCTGGGCCCGGCAGTTCTCGGCAGCCGCCTCGTTCGCGCTCCGGGCGGCCAAGGAGTCGGTGGACCGGGGCCTCGAGACCGACCTCGAGACGGGGCTGGAGATCGAGCGGGTCCAGTTCGCGGCGCTGTTCGCGACCGAGGACCGCACCACCGGGATGCGCTCGTTCGTCGACAACGGCCCCGGCAAGGCGGAGTTCCAGGGGCGCTGA
- a CDS encoding electron transfer flavoprotein subunit beta/FixA family protein, translating to MKYVPDATADRHFEDDNTVDRVGVDGLLSELDEYAVEQALQIKEKQGDDTTVTVLTVGPDQATDAIRKALQMGADKGVHVVDDAIAGSDALATSLVLAEAVKKTEHDLVVCGMASTDGSMGVVPAMLAERLGVPAVTLGSEISLEGSTVTIRRDGDTATETIEGTLPLVLSVTDQSGEARYPSFKGIMAAKKKPLETWSLADLGLEPALVGLSAAWSAVEGTEARPPRTAGEVVTDEDGSGATALVEFLASKKFI from the coding sequence GTGAAGTACGTTCCGGACGCCACCGCCGACCGGCACTTCGAGGATGACAACACCGTCGACCGCGTCGGCGTGGACGGCCTGCTCTCCGAGCTCGACGAGTACGCCGTCGAGCAGGCCCTGCAGATCAAGGAGAAGCAGGGCGACGACACCACCGTCACGGTGCTGACCGTCGGGCCCGACCAGGCCACCGACGCGATCCGCAAGGCCCTGCAGATGGGCGCCGACAAGGGCGTGCACGTGGTCGACGACGCGATCGCCGGCTCCGACGCGCTGGCCACGTCGCTGGTGCTCGCCGAGGCGGTCAAGAAGACCGAGCACGACCTGGTCGTGTGCGGGATGGCCTCCACCGACGGCTCGATGGGCGTGGTCCCGGCGATGCTCGCCGAGCGGCTCGGCGTCCCGGCCGTCACCCTCGGCTCCGAGATCAGCCTGGAGGGAAGCACCGTCACCATCCGCCGCGACGGCGACACCGCCACCGAGACCATCGAGGGCACGCTGCCCCTGGTGCTGTCGGTGACCGACCAGTCCGGCGAGGCGCGCTACCCCTCCTTCAAGGGCATCATGGCCGCGAAGAAGAAGCCCCTGGAGACCTGGTCGCTGGCCGACCTCGGTCTCGAGCCGGCGCTGGTCGGCCTCTCCGCCGCCTGGAGCGCCGTCGAGGGCACCGAGGCCCGCCCGCCGCGCACGGCCGGCGAGGTCGTCACCGACGAGGACGGATCGGGCGCCACCGCGCTGGTCGAGTTCCTCGCGTCGAAGAAGTTCATCTGA
- a CDS encoding electron transfer flavoprotein subunit alpha/FixB family protein, whose translation MSEVLVLVDHVDGKVTKPTTELLTIARRLGEPSAVLIGGDAGTAAETLTKFGAEKIYVVDDADVKDYLVAPKAEILAQLVEKTSPAAVLVPSGGEGKEIAGRLAVKIDSGLITDAVDVRAGDGGAPVTTQSVFAGNFTVQAKVTKGVPVITVKPNSTTPEAVDGAGTQEPFAATISDTAKGARITKSEPRKASGRPELTEAAIVVSGGRGTGGNFEPVEGFADSLGAAVGASRAAVDSGWMPHAFQVGQTGKTVSPQLYVANGISGAIQHRAGMQTSKTIVAVNKDEEAPIFELVDFGVVGDLHAVLPKATEQIVARKG comes from the coding sequence ATGAGTGAAGTTCTGGTTCTCGTCGACCACGTCGACGGCAAGGTCACCAAGCCCACCACCGAGCTGCTGACGATCGCCCGCCGCCTGGGCGAGCCGTCCGCGGTGCTGATCGGCGGGGACGCCGGCACCGCGGCGGAGACGCTGACGAAGTTCGGCGCCGAGAAGATCTACGTCGTCGACGATGCCGACGTGAAGGACTACCTGGTCGCACCGAAGGCCGAGATCCTCGCGCAGCTGGTGGAGAAGACCTCGCCGGCCGCCGTGCTGGTCCCGTCCGGCGGCGAGGGCAAGGAGATCGCCGGCCGCCTGGCGGTCAAGATCGACTCCGGCCTGATCACGGACGCGGTCGACGTCCGGGCCGGTGACGGGGGAGCGCCGGTGACCACGCAGTCGGTGTTCGCCGGCAACTTCACCGTCCAGGCGAAGGTCACCAAGGGCGTCCCGGTCATCACCGTCAAGCCCAACTCCACGACCCCGGAGGCCGTCGACGGCGCCGGGACGCAGGAGCCGTTCGCGGCGACGATCAGCGACACCGCCAAGGGTGCGCGGATCACCAAGTCCGAGCCCCGCAAGGCCTCCGGCCGCCCCGAGCTGACCGAGGCCGCGATCGTGGTCTCCGGCGGCCGCGGCACCGGCGGCAACTTCGAGCCGGTCGAGGGCTTCGCCGACTCGCTCGGTGCCGCGGTCGGCGCCTCGCGCGCGGCCGTGGACTCCGGCTGGATGCCGCACGCGTTCCAGGTCGGCCAGACCGGCAAGACGGTCTCCCCGCAGCTGTACGTCGCGAACGGCATCTCCGGGGCCATCCAGCACCGGGCCGGCATGCAGACCTCCAAGACCATCGTCGCGGTCAACAAGGACGAGGAGGCGCCGATCTTCGAGCTCGTCGACTTCGGCGTCGTCGGGGACCTGCACGCGGTGCTGCCGAAGGCGACCGAGCAGATCGTCGCGCGCAAGGGCTGA
- a CDS encoding sensor histidine kinase, whose protein sequence is MAGERADREPGELQIPGPGSVLGPCVLAVSVGTALVSLVALLNVESLSPDALARDAFALGAAALFLAAAVLRLARWRVTTDPHSGLLAAAMVALCLISLPVGNLVGQVLRHDVQPGPALGARALGTAGCLALALRAMTVTDEGRPTDWVRTLRVSVVTALLGLAGLAGLVAVTPDRVSGPVLLGVVVEVALAGAWVAIGLAASVRDAVQPWAGRVAPLYASLGVVELLNALDQLRPGTWALPSSALLASVAMITAHSAYVDLLESTRLVAAVEHRTRQLSGDPHTAAVGPGTEQVTDFDVTEVVAAVVRPRLEAGQEIRLRGGVGVAHARSGDLAAAVERLLANAATHAPRSPVTVHVVAIDARIEISVTDRGPGMSALDAARAVGGLHGARSLMVRNGGSLELRNRIGGTTFVLVLPAAADQRAEVIVPRWDGVGQHA, encoded by the coding sequence ATGGCCGGGGAACGAGCAGACCGCGAGCCCGGGGAGCTCCAGATCCCCGGGCCGGGCAGCGTGCTGGGCCCCTGCGTGCTGGCCGTCTCGGTGGGCACCGCGCTGGTCTCCCTGGTCGCGCTGCTCAACGTCGAGAGCCTCTCCCCCGACGCGCTGGCCCGCGACGCGTTCGCGCTCGGCGCCGCCGCCCTCTTCCTGGCCGCGGCGGTGCTGCGGCTGGCCCGCTGGCGGGTCACCACCGACCCGCACAGCGGTCTGCTCGCGGCCGCGATGGTCGCGCTCTGCCTGATCAGCCTGCCCGTGGGCAACCTCGTCGGCCAGGTGCTGCGCCACGACGTGCAGCCCGGCCCCGCCCTCGGCGCCCGCGCCCTCGGGACGGCCGGCTGCCTGGCGCTCGCCCTGCGGGCGATGACGGTCACCGACGAGGGCCGGCCGACGGACTGGGTGCGCACCCTCCGGGTCTCCGTCGTCACCGCGCTGCTCGGTCTGGCCGGCCTCGCCGGGCTGGTCGCCGTCACGCCGGACCGGGTCTCCGGGCCGGTGCTGCTCGGCGTGGTGGTCGAGGTGGCGCTGGCCGGTGCCTGGGTGGCCATCGGCCTGGCCGCCTCCGTCCGCGACGCCGTCCAGCCCTGGGCCGGCCGGGTCGCCCCGCTGTACGCCTCGCTCGGCGTCGTCGAGCTGCTCAACGCGCTGGACCAGCTGCGTCCCGGCACCTGGGCCCTGCCGTCCTCCGCGCTGCTCGCCTCGGTCGCGATGATCACCGCGCACAGCGCGTACGTCGACCTGCTGGAGTCCACCCGGCTGGTGGCGGCCGTCGAGCACCGCACCCGGCAGCTGTCCGGCGACCCGCACACCGCTGCCGTCGGGCCCGGAACCGAGCAGGTCACTGACTTCGACGTCACCGAGGTGGTCGCCGCCGTCGTACGCCCGCGTCTCGAGGCCGGCCAGGAGATCCGGCTCCGGGGCGGCGTCGGCGTCGCGCACGCCCGATCCGGTGACCTGGCCGCCGCCGTCGAGCGGCTGCTCGCCAACGCGGCCACCCATGCGCCGCGCAGCCCGGTCACGGTGCACGTGGTCGCGATCGACGCACGCATCGAGATCTCGGTGACCGACCGCGGGCCGGGCATGTCGGCGCTCGACGCCGCCCGGGCGGTCGGCGGGCTGCACGGGGCACGGTCGCTGATGGTCCGCAACGGCGGCAGCCTCGAGCTGCGCAACCGGATCGGCGGCACCACGTTCGTGCTCGTCCTGCCGGCCGCCGCGGACCAGCGCGCCGAGGTCATCGTGCCGCGCTGGGACGGCGTGGGCCAGCACGCCTGA
- a CDS encoding ABC-F family ATP-binding cassette domain-containing protein, whose product MSEALLPGPSALVGRDLSRTYGDRVVLDGVDLLAQPGEPLGVVGENGAGKSTLLRLLAGVEEPDAGSVERPDDLGYLAQEPDFPDGATIGDVLDAALAPLHAAVARLEELAPLLEDADAAEEYDATLTWASLHEAWDADRRADEAAARLGLGELDRRRPVATMSGGQRSRLALAALVTRRPGCVLLDEPTNHLDDQATALLEEFLVSLPGVAVVASHDRAFLDAVCGAVVDLDPSHLGVDGEGGNRFTGGYTAYLAAKRAARRRWQTAFEAQQDELAALRESAETTARQVAHGRPPRDGDKFIHHFKGQNVARTVSRRVRDAERRIDVLERDRIPEPPAPFGFHGVLAQRRSNGTVVAVRDLRVAGRLDLPRVDVPAGGRLLVTGANGSGKSTLLKVVARELAPTSGEVTVAARLVGHLPQDVVFGRPERSAAEAYEAATGSPVPLHELGLLHPRELSRPVGVLSTGQQRRLGLAILVARKPDLLLLDEPTNHISLALADELEESLQHSSGTVVVASHDRWLRRRWSGETLVL is encoded by the coding sequence GTCGGTCGCGACCTGTCGCGCACCTACGGAGACCGCGTCGTCCTCGACGGCGTCGACCTCCTGGCCCAGCCCGGCGAGCCGCTCGGTGTGGTCGGCGAGAACGGCGCCGGCAAGTCGACGCTGCTGCGCCTGCTCGCCGGCGTCGAGGAGCCGGACGCGGGGTCGGTGGAGCGTCCCGACGACCTCGGGTACCTCGCGCAGGAGCCGGACTTCCCGGACGGGGCGACCATCGGGGACGTCCTCGACGCCGCCCTCGCCCCGCTGCACGCGGCGGTCGCCCGGCTCGAGGAGCTCGCCCCTCTCCTCGAGGACGCGGACGCCGCCGAGGAGTACGACGCGACGCTGACCTGGGCCAGCCTGCACGAGGCCTGGGACGCCGACCGCCGCGCCGACGAGGCCGCCGCCCGGCTCGGGCTCGGCGAGCTCGACCGCCGCCGGCCGGTGGCCACGATGTCCGGCGGCCAGCGCAGCCGGCTCGCGCTGGCGGCGCTGGTCACCCGGCGGCCGGGCTGCGTGCTGCTCGACGAGCCCACCAACCACCTCGACGACCAGGCCACCGCGCTCCTCGAGGAGTTCCTGGTCTCGCTGCCCGGCGTGGCCGTGGTCGCCAGCCACGACCGGGCCTTCCTCGACGCGGTGTGCGGCGCGGTGGTCGACCTCGACCCGTCGCACCTCGGTGTCGACGGCGAGGGCGGCAACCGGTTCACCGGCGGGTACACCGCCTACCTGGCCGCCAAGCGGGCCGCCCGGCGCCGCTGGCAGACCGCCTTCGAGGCCCAGCAGGACGAGCTCGCCGCGCTGCGCGAGTCGGCGGAGACCACCGCCCGGCAGGTGGCGCACGGTCGTCCGCCGCGCGACGGCGACAAGTTCATCCACCACTTCAAGGGGCAGAACGTCGCCCGCACGGTCAGCCGGCGGGTCCGGGACGCCGAACGGCGCATCGACGTGCTCGAGCGGGACAGGATCCCCGAGCCGCCGGCACCGTTCGGGTTCCACGGCGTGCTCGCGCAGCGCCGCTCGAACGGCACGGTCGTCGCGGTCCGCGACCTGAGGGTGGCCGGCCGGCTGGACCTGCCCCGGGTCGACGTACCGGCGGGCGGGCGGCTGCTGGTCACCGGCGCCAACGGGTCGGGGAAGTCGACGCTGCTCAAGGTCGTCGCCCGTGAGCTGGCGCCGACCTCCGGGGAGGTGACGGTGGCCGCGCGGCTGGTGGGGCACCTGCCCCAGGACGTGGTGTTCGGGCGACCCGAGCGCAGCGCCGCGGAGGCGTACGAGGCGGCCACCGGCTCGCCGGTCCCGCTGCACGAGCTCGGCCTGCTGCACCCGCGGGAGCTCTCCCGGCCGGTCGGCGTGCTCAGCACCGGCCAGCAGCGCCGGCTCGGGCTGGCGATCCTGGTCGCCCGCAAGCCGGACCTGCTGCTGCTCGACGAGCCCACCAACCACATCTCGCTGGCCCTGGCCGACGAGCTCGAGGAGTCCCTGCAGCACTCGTCGGGCACCGTCGTGGTGGCCAGTCACGACCGGTGGCTGCGCCGACGCTGGTCCGGGGAGACGCTCGTCCTCTAG